The genome window TTTATCAACAATCTCTTGAATTGCTGTGATAGTAGCGATCGCACTTTCTCTTAATTGATCAATCTCTACTTCTTGCCGTTGATGGGTTTGGGCATAATAAACATAGCCAGTGTGAACCTTAGTGCCTGTCATTTCTTCTATACATAGGGCTTGGGCGACTACCTGCAACTCATCATTTGCCCACTCTCCTTTTTTACCTCGTTTATATTCCACAGGGTAAAACATGCCATTTTCTGTCTCAATCAAGTCCGCTTTGCCAATTAATTTATATTCTTCTGACTTAAGCCAAATAGCTCTAATTTGTCGTGTTTCACCTAAGTTTAAATCTCCTACTGTATGCACTCTTTCATGGAGAGTTGTGCCGTCAATGGTATATTGATTATCTTCAAATTCATTAGTACAAAACATCCGCCAAAATCGATGGGGACAATAGGAATAATGATTTAAGGAAGCAATTTGTATGTAGTCCATAATTTACTAACTTTAAATAAATGATGAAAATTATTCATTAGATTTTTTTGTTTTATAATACTCCCAAATCATTTGTGAGAATTTTAAATTAATGTCCTCCGTTATCAAGGAGGGCTAAAGAGGATAATATTTTTATGGCTCATATAAGATCGCTAGATTAATTATTTATTGTCTTGTAACTGTACCAAAACCCATCGTTGTTTTTCTTCCCAAACCACAATAAAAAGCATAATCAGCTAATACATTTAATTGTTTAATAATTGATGGTTCAACATCTCCTAATACTTTATAAGTTATCTTTCCTACGCAGCCGATAAATTTAGTTTGAGGTTGAATAACGATTTCTGTATTTATGTTGAAGTAAGCTGGAAATAAATTATCAAAATTAGTCAAATCAATTAAAGTATTGCTGTGTTTTTGCCAACGTTTTAATAAACTGTTAAATACTAATTCTGTAGTGGGTAAAAATAGATCATATTTTCCCCGACGAAAAGAGGTAGGAGTAACAATATTAAAAGTAAAATTACGCTCTGTTTCCGATGCTTCTTCATATATTCGTTGATAACTACAAGCATTTGCCCA of Cyanobacterium sp. HL-69 contains these proteins:
- the cas4 gene encoding CRISPR-associated RecB family exonuclease Cas4, which gives rise to MDYIQIASLNHYSYCPHRFWRMFCTNEFEDNQYTIDGTTLHERVHTVGDLNLGETRQIRAIWLKSEEYKLIGKADLIETENGMFYPVEYKRGKKGEWANDELQVVAQALCIEEMTGTKVHTGYVYYAQTHQRQEVEIDQLRESAIATITAIQEIVDKGKIPKAEYSKKCKGCSLY
- the cas6-2 gene encoding type I-D CRISPR repeat RNA endoribonuclease Cas6, coding for MPHSLVINFTTTSDIPLGYTSGKHLHALFLNLVNSVDQELAEYFHQSSTHKTFTISPLQVNYNHKKTDNLLQWQHQSKIKAGSNCWWRITLLDDNLFGKLTKLWINLRPDKPYHLGSGELLITSVLCSPDSHPWANACSYQRIYEEASETERNFTFNIVTPTSFRRGKYDLFLPTTELVFNSLLKRWQKHSNTLIDLTNFDNLFPAYFNINTEIVIQPQTKFIGCVGKITYKVLGDVEPSIIKQLNVLADYAFYCGLGRKTTMGFGTVTRQ